The Rhododendron vialii isolate Sample 1 chromosome 8a, ASM3025357v1 genome has a window encoding:
- the LOC131336462 gene encoding protein C2-DOMAIN ABA-RELATED 4-like yields MDNLLGLLRIRVKRGINLAVRDVRSSDPYAVVKMGKQKLKTHVIRKDVNPVWNEDLTLSISDPNLPIKLTVYDHDTFSKDDKMGDAEFDVKAFVEAMRMDLHGLPAGTVVSRVQPSRQNCLAEESCIRWTDGMVAQDICLRLRNVECGEVELSLHWIDLPGSKGL; encoded by the exons ATGGACAATTTGTTGGGTCTTCTTAGAATTCGAGTCAAGCGCGGTATCAACCTCGCCGTGCGTGACGTCCGTAGCAGCGATCCTTATGCCGTCGTCAAAATGGGTAAACAG AAATTGAAGACTCATGTTATAAGGAAGGACGTCAACCCTGTATGGAATGAAGATTTAACTCTTTCAATTTCAGATCCTAATCTTCCAATCAAGCTG ACCGTGTATGACCATGACACGTTCAGCAAAGATGACAAAATGGGAGATGCAGAGTTTGACGTAAAGGCATTTGTGGAGGCGATGAGAATGGATTTGCATGGTCTTCCAGCCGGCACGGTTGTTTCGAGAGTGCAACCATCAAGGCAAAACTGCTTGGCAGAAGAAAGCTGTATTAGGTGGACAGATGGGATGGTTGCCCAAGATATATGCCTTAGATTGAGGAATGTAGAGTGTGGTGAAGTGGAACTCTCTCTCCATTGGATTGACCTCCCTGGCAGTAAGGGTTTATAG